The following are encoded together in the Humulus lupulus chromosome 5, drHumLupu1.1, whole genome shotgun sequence genome:
- the LOC133777489 gene encoding protein NRT1/ PTR FAMILY 4.4-like — MVEIGDHIEEIKSISLGSSGNHRTISVSIPTEDLCVDWRGRPCNPYKHGGMKAAIFVLGLQAFEMMAIAAVGNNLITYVFNEMHFSLSKSANIVTNFVGTVFLLSLLGGFLSDSYLGSFWTMLIFGFVELSGFILLTVQAHVSELKPSYCNMTSNEDKCQEADGYKALILFLGLYLVAMGSGCLKPNIISHGADQFRKQSKKLSSYFNAAYFAFCTGELVALTLLVWVQTHSGMDVGFGVSAAAMAMGLFCLLSGISLYSNKQPRGSIFTPITQVFVAAFSKRKQICPSTTEMLNVQNHLFGATSTNVSSNLLHTDKFRFLDKACIKSENGSNSSSSESPWKLCSVGQVEQVKIILSVLPIFACTIIFNTILAQLQTFSVQQGSSMKTHNIPPASLQAIPYILLIFMVPLYEMAFVPVARRITGQDSGISPLQRVGIGLFIATFSMVAAALVETKRRNSSLHSSHTLSIFWIAPQFLIFGLSEMFTAVGLIEFFYMQSLEGMQSFLTAMTYCSYSFGFYLSSVLVSVVNRVTSSLSISKGGWLSHNDLNNDRLDLFYWLLAALSLINFFNYLFWSNWFSYNPTTSSSATNNNHNLLDSESSSHVVRVDVNNGRDDDHRANRVT, encoded by the exons ATGGTGGAAATAGGGGATCATATTGAAGAAATAAAATCCATCAGCTTGGGATCATCTGGAAATCACAGGACCATATCAGTGTCCATTCCTACGGAGGATTTGTGTGTTGACTGGAGAGGCAGGCCTTGCAATCCTTACAAGCATGGTGGAATGAAGGCTGCTATTTTCGTCCTCG GTCTCCAAGCTTTTGAGATGATGGCAATAGCTGCAGTTGGAAACAATCTGATAACCTATGTGTTTAATGAGATGCACTTCTCTCTGTCAAAGTCGGCCAACATAGTCACCAACTTTGTAGGAACAGTCTTCCTTCTCTCCCTCCTCGGTGGCTTCCTCTCTGATTCATACCTCGGGAGCTTTTGGACCATGTTGATCTTTGGCTTTGTAGAGCTCTCC GGTTTCATATTACTTACGGTTCAAGCCCACGTCTCAGAATTAAAACCAAGTTATTGCAACATGACGAGCAATGAGGACAAGTGTCAGGAAGCTGATGGGTACAAGGCTTTGATACTCTTTCTTGGGCTCTACTTGGTGGCCATGGGAAGTGGTTGCCTTAAGCCcaacataatatctcatggcGCAGACCAATTCCGAAAGCAATCCAAGAAGCTCTCCTCTTACTTCAACGCCGCTTACTTTGCCTTCTGCACTGGTGAACTGGTGGCCTTGACTCTGCTTGTTTGGGTGCAAACTCACTCCGGCATGGACGTTGGCTTTGGAGTATCCGCCGCAGCCATGGCGATGGGCCTATTCTGCTTGCTTTCGGGGATTTCTCTTTACAGTAACAAACAACCTCGAGGAAGTATTTTCACGCCAATAACccaa gTTTTCGTTGCTGCCTTTTCAAAGAGAAAGCAAATCTGCCCTTCGACCACAGAAATGCTCAATGTGCAAAACCATCTTTTTGGTGCCACTTCCACTAACGTCAGCTCTAATCTCCTCCACACGGATAAGTTTAG ATTCCTTGACAAGGCATGCATTAAAAGTGAAAATGgaagtaatagtagtagcagtgaAAGCCCATGGAAACTATGCAGTGTAGGGCAAGTCGAACAAGTGAAGATAATTCTGTCTGTGCTCCCAATATTCGCTTGCACCATCATCTTCAACACCATCTTAGCTCAACTCCAAACATTCTCCGTTCAGCAAGGATCTTCCATGAAAACACACAATATTCCTCCTGCTTCTCTTCAGGCGATCCCTTACATTTTGCTGATCTTCATGGTCCCACTTTACGAGATGGCCTTCGTCCCAGTCGCACGGCGAATCACCGGCCAAGACTCAGGCATTTCCCCTCTACAAAGGGTAGGTATTGGCCTCTTCATTGCCACTTTCTCCATGGTCGCTGCAGCTCTGGTTGAGACTAAGAGAAGGAACTCGTCTTTGCATTCAAGCCACACTCTTTCCATCTTCTGGATAGCCCCACAGTTCCTCATATTTGGGCTCTCTGAGATGTTCACCGCCGTGGGACTAATTGAGTTCTTCTACATGCAGTCCTTGGAAGGTATGCAGTCCTTCCTGACTGCCATGACCTACTGCTCCTACTCCTTTGGCTTCTACTTGAGCTCTGTTCTGGTTTCTGTGGTGAACAGAGTAACCAGCTCATTGTCTATTTCTAAAGGCGGTTGGCTTAGCCACAATGATCTCAACAACGATAGGCTTGATCTCTTCTATTGGTTGCTGGCTGCTCTCAGCCTTATCAACTTCTTCAATTATCTTTTCTGGTCCAACTGGTTCTCTTACAATCCAACTACGTCCTCCTCAGCTACCAACAACAACCACAACTTATTGGATTCGGAATCTTCCAGTCATGTTGTTAGGGTCGACGTTAACAATGGTCGTGACGATGATCATCGCGCTAATCGTGTAACTTGA